In Desulfosediminicola ganghwensis, a single window of DNA contains:
- a CDS encoding sugar phosphate isomerase/epimerase family protein, with protein MNFPVRPILEEIEIISRLGFDYLELAMDPPMAHHSIVASNKAAISRALKDSGLGLVCHLPTFVTTADLTASLRQASFTEMLRSLDVAAEMGVKKVVLHPSMVIGMGSFILETVKGHFFDFLSEMVTVSQHLKISICLENMFSRNLLGVEPEDFEEIFRLFPSVKLTLDTGHANIHDHQKSRLQKFVQLHGARIGHLHFSDNHGRRDDHLAIGEGSVNFDELVRSLQGVGYDDTLTLEVFDANRNMLVDSREQIKAMLENR; from the coding sequence ATGAATTTTCCAGTCAGACCGATACTGGAAGAAATCGAGATAATTTCACGGTTGGGGTTCGACTATCTCGAGCTTGCCATGGATCCCCCCATGGCACATCACAGTATCGTGGCATCGAACAAGGCAGCCATCTCCCGGGCTCTGAAAGATTCCGGGCTGGGATTAGTCTGTCACCTGCCCACCTTCGTGACAACTGCCGACCTCACAGCAAGCCTCCGTCAGGCATCATTTACAGAAATGCTCCGTTCCCTCGACGTTGCGGCCGAAATGGGCGTGAAGAAGGTTGTCCTTCATCCCAGCATGGTTATTGGCATGGGCTCCTTCATTCTGGAAACAGTCAAAGGGCATTTCTTTGATTTTTTGTCCGAAATGGTCACCGTCAGCCAGCACTTGAAGATATCTATCTGTCTCGAAAACATGTTTTCACGTAACCTGCTGGGCGTGGAACCTGAAGACTTTGAAGAAATCTTCAGGCTATTCCCTTCTGTCAAACTAACGCTGGATACCGGACACGCCAATATCCATGACCACCAGAAAAGTCGTCTGCAAAAATTCGTTCAACTGCATGGCGCCCGCATCGGCCATCTTCATTTCAGTGACAATCACGGCAGACGGGACGACCACCTGGCTATTGGAGAAGGATCTGTCAATTTTGATGAATTGGTGCGGAGCCTGCAGGGCGTCGGATACGACGACACCCTCACTCTCGAAGTGTTCGATGCCAATCGCAACATGCTTGTTGATAGCCGTGAGCAAATCAAAGCGATGCTCGAAAACCGGTAG
- a CDS encoding enoyl-CoA hydratase/isomerase family protein: MEIVQWERQGHVAVITMCNGANRQNLAFAERMSQCFDQILDEQSIQAIVLTSSDEKNFSQGIDVEWLMQKFAAKDYDTIKTFMYAMNTVFTRLLLMPLPVVAAINGHAYGNGAIISCACDFRFMRNDKGFFCFPEVDVNIPFLPGMIAFVKKAIPEALFNEMLLTGKRVTAKELELHNVIISSSENQDELLTQAMNFAGTFNKQRPIFGELKKRKHKEVVRVIEEEDPEFIEPLNLMMK, from the coding sequence ATGGAAATCGTTCAATGGGAAAGGCAGGGACACGTTGCTGTGATCACCATGTGTAATGGAGCAAATCGACAGAATTTGGCATTTGCAGAGCGGATGAGCCAATGTTTTGATCAAATATTGGATGAACAATCGATTCAAGCCATAGTACTGACATCTTCTGATGAAAAGAACTTTTCCCAGGGGATTGATGTGGAATGGCTGATGCAGAAATTTGCCGCAAAGGACTACGATACAATAAAAACCTTCATGTATGCGATGAACACAGTTTTCACACGTCTTCTTCTTATGCCGCTGCCTGTTGTTGCGGCCATTAATGGTCATGCCTATGGCAATGGGGCTATTATCTCCTGCGCCTGTGATTTCAGGTTCATGAGAAACGATAAAGGCTTCTTCTGTTTCCCGGAGGTGGATGTAAATATTCCGTTTCTGCCCGGTATGATTGCCTTTGTGAAGAAAGCTATCCCGGAGGCTCTTTTTAATGAAATGCTGCTAACAGGAAAGCGGGTTACGGCAAAAGAACTCGAACTGCACAACGTGATAATCAGCTCCAGCGAAAATCAGGATGAACTTTTAACACAAGCGATGAACTTTGCCGGGACTTTTAACAAACAGCGACCCATATTTGGTGAGTTGAAAAAACGCAAACATAAAGAGGTGGTTCGTGTCATCGAAGAAGAGGATCCGGAATTCATCGAACCACTGAACTTAATGATGAAATAG
- a CDS encoding crotonase/enoyl-CoA hydratase family protein: MTDTDRVQLEVRDHIAYVTLNRPDKHNGLDEAMLKAIISTARTIRKDRSIRCVILKGNGPSFCAGLDFGYVAKNPLMVPKFFAKLPWTKDNVFQRVAHVWRDMPIPVIAAVHGNCFGGGMQIILACDYRIATPEATLSILEMKWGLIPDMSGMVTLSRLTRVDIAQELTMTGRFFSGVEGAEYGLISKVSDEPLAEAEELARTICEKSPDAVAASKFLLKKAWKKDTRMALLWERLTQLRLFIGKNQRIAMYNGMNKEKGPKPYMMRKSFR; the protein is encoded by the coding sequence ATGACCGATACCGACAGAGTACAGTTAGAAGTTCGTGATCACATAGCTTATGTGACCCTAAACAGACCGGATAAACATAACGGCCTGGATGAAGCGATGTTGAAAGCGATCATCAGTACCGCCCGGACGATTCGTAAGGACCGGTCGATTCGTTGCGTCATCCTGAAAGGTAATGGGCCTTCTTTTTGTGCAGGCCTCGACTTTGGGTATGTGGCGAAAAATCCACTTATGGTGCCGAAATTCTTTGCCAAGCTGCCATGGACGAAAGACAACGTATTCCAGCGCGTTGCCCATGTCTGGCGGGATATGCCAATTCCGGTTATCGCCGCTGTGCATGGCAACTGCTTCGGTGGAGGCATGCAGATCATTCTGGCCTGCGACTATCGTATTGCCACTCCGGAGGCCACACTTTCCATCCTCGAGATGAAGTGGGGGCTGATCCCCGACATGAGCGGCATGGTGACCTTGTCCCGCCTGACCAGGGTCGATATTGCCCAGGAACTGACCATGACCGGCCGTTTCTTCTCAGGAGTTGAAGGGGCGGAATATGGGCTGATCAGTAAGGTGAGTGATGAGCCGTTGGCTGAAGCGGAAGAACTTGCCCGGACAATCTGCGAAAAGAGCCCGGATGCGGTTGCAGCAAGTAAGTTCTTGCTCAAAAAGGCCTGGAAGAAGGACACCAGGATGGCGCTTTTGTGGGAACGGTTGACCCAGTTACGTCTCTTTATCGGCAAGAACCAGCGGATCGCTATGTATAACGGCATGAACAAGGAGAAGGGGCCGAAACCTTATATGATGAGAAAGAGTTTCAGATAG
- a CDS encoding TetR/AcrR family transcriptional regulator, translating to MIGTKQTILHAACDIYLLEGYKGMSMRKVAEKAAISATAIYRHFENKEALHHQVLREGFRTFDSYLQPALLGTTGMERLDLAARRFFAFATEQRKYHEILFLTMDHTVEHKVKGVLAKDATVSQKFMVERIQECMAEGSLRRDDPEEVAMLLLCTCNGFFAQYVSKKVVDVPTIMKEKYWRMYQRLLHGLK from the coding sequence ATGATTGGAACAAAGCAAACAATTCTCCATGCGGCTTGCGACATTTATCTGCTTGAAGGCTATAAGGGCATGAGCATGCGCAAGGTCGCAGAGAAGGCGGCCATCTCGGCCACCGCCATCTATCGTCATTTCGAGAACAAGGAGGCCCTGCACCACCAGGTGTTGCGGGAAGGTTTCAGAACCTTCGATTCCTACCTGCAGCCGGCCCTGCTCGGCACAACCGGGATGGAACGTCTCGATCTCGCAGCCAGGCGTTTTTTCGCTTTTGCCACCGAGCAGCGGAAATATCATGAGATACTCTTTCTGACCATGGATCACACCGTCGAGCATAAGGTCAAAGGGGTACTGGCCAAAGACGCGACCGTAAGCCAGAAATTCATGGTGGAACGAATTCAGGAGTGCATGGCTGAGGGCAGCCTGCGCCGCGATGATCCGGAGGAGGTCGCCATGTTGCTGCTCTGCACCTGTAACGGCTTTTTCGCGCAGTATGTTTCAAAAAAGGTCGTTGATGTGCCGACGATAATGAAGGAAAAATATTGGCGGATGTATCAGCGCCTGCTGCATGGCTTGAAATAA
- a CDS encoding DUF211 domain-containing protein translates to MTKTLRIVLDVLKPHQPNALEFSSALADLGEDYRVKLTVTEVDKKTESTIVTIEGADINFENIKNAIEKMGASVHSIDEVEVCGTKST, encoded by the coding sequence ATGACAAAAACACTCAGAATAGTACTTGATGTACTAAAACCACATCAACCAAATGCTTTGGAATTTTCTTCTGCTCTTGCTGATCTGGGGGAAGATTATAGAGTGAAATTAACAGTCACTGAGGTGGATAAAAAAACGGAAAGCACAATTGTAACTATTGAAGGCGCTGATATAAATTTTGAGAATATTAAAAATGCTATCGAAAAAATGGGGGCATCTGTTCATAGTATTGATGAAGTAGAAGTGTGTGGAACTAAGTCAACATAA
- a CDS encoding acetyl-CoA hydrolase/transferase C-terminal domain-containing protein, producing MNGKTGVICSDVEQSVDDVINFVGKEISFAMTLALGKPILFINELYRRAKEDPSIKLNIVTALALERPQVKGEIEKRFLSPLVDRIFEGTPEFDYMKDFRSGLLPDNVEIFEFFSKAGGYLNTPAAQRNHLSSNYTHVIRDAIDFGCNVFGQLITSREINGKLLYSMSCNTDICIEAIKELRKQREAGKKVAIIGEVNTQLPFMYGDAIVDGEQYDILLQGPEFNYPLFGPPKDSVSLRDHAIGLHVSTLIKDGGTLQVGIGALGDAIAAGLSMRQNENKEYNQVLKSTGITEKYPELIKNIGGTGTFRQGLYGSSEMLVDAFYQLYRSGVLKRKVYDSIPLMKLINSGKLAADKIPDNIIELLIEIEGISPSLTEKDFTMLSEYGILKEGVEFANGSIVGHDISIQADFNRQENLKAIKALLGKRLRHGKVILGAFFIGPRAFYEALNSMSEEERMQFGMSGVEKVNQLYGDEELRTLQRKDGRFVNTGMMANVFGAITSDSLECGRVVSGIGGQYNFVSMAHALPDGRLVMMIRSTRMCRKKVKSNIVYSYGHTSIPQHLRDIIVTEYGIADIRGKSDSQTIEEMLKITDSRFQDELIREAKLNGKLAADFELAPEYKQNYPEKIESLLKPFRDEGHFAPFPFGTDLTDEEIAIGGSLKQLAAKKKTAVAKCLIAEIFKPVPKLAKSYLKRMQLDKPGLGKEMILQKVVLSAIRANGQIGSEDNTLA from the coding sequence ATGAATGGAAAAACCGGAGTGATTTGTAGTGATGTCGAGCAAAGTGTTGACGATGTAATCAACTTTGTGGGGAAAGAGATCAGTTTCGCCATGACTCTGGCCCTTGGTAAACCAATTCTATTTATCAACGAACTCTACAGAAGAGCCAAAGAAGACCCTTCAATAAAGCTGAACATAGTCACCGCCCTTGCTTTGGAACGCCCACAAGTGAAAGGTGAGATCGAGAAAAGATTTTTATCCCCTCTTGTAGACCGAATATTTGAGGGGACTCCTGAATTTGATTACATGAAGGATTTCCGATCAGGACTCCTCCCCGATAATGTTGAAATATTTGAATTTTTCAGCAAAGCAGGTGGTTACCTCAATACTCCGGCAGCACAAAGAAACCACCTGAGTTCTAACTATACCCATGTAATTCGTGATGCTATCGATTTTGGCTGCAATGTGTTTGGCCAGCTTATTACCAGCCGGGAAATTAACGGGAAACTGCTCTACTCCATGAGCTGTAATACCGATATTTGCATTGAGGCTATAAAGGAACTTCGCAAGCAGAGAGAAGCGGGCAAGAAGGTTGCTATCATCGGCGAAGTGAACACACAATTACCCTTTATGTACGGTGATGCAATTGTTGATGGGGAGCAATATGACATACTGCTCCAGGGCCCGGAATTTAACTACCCGTTATTTGGACCACCGAAAGATTCAGTAAGCCTCAGAGATCACGCCATTGGTCTCCATGTCAGCACGCTCATTAAAGATGGTGGAACCCTGCAGGTTGGGATAGGCGCACTTGGTGATGCAATAGCCGCAGGTTTGAGTATGCGCCAGAATGAAAATAAAGAATACAACCAGGTGTTAAAATCCACCGGAATAACGGAGAAATACCCGGAACTGATCAAAAACATCGGTGGGACCGGTACCTTTAGACAAGGGCTTTACGGGTCATCTGAGATGCTGGTGGACGCCTTCTACCAACTCTATAGAAGTGGGGTGTTAAAGCGAAAGGTGTATGACAGCATACCCCTTATGAAATTGATAAACTCCGGTAAACTCGCTGCTGATAAAATACCAGACAACATTATTGAACTGTTGATAGAAATTGAAGGTATCTCCCCTTCCCTGACCGAAAAAGATTTTACCATGCTATCCGAATACGGGATCTTGAAAGAGGGAGTGGAATTCGCAAATGGTTCTATTGTTGGTCATGACATCAGTATCCAGGCAGATTTTAACCGTCAGGAAAACCTCAAAGCCATAAAAGCCCTACTTGGCAAACGGCTCAGGCACGGAAAGGTCATCCTTGGAGCATTCTTTATCGGCCCCCGTGCCTTCTATGAGGCGCTTAACTCCATGAGTGAAGAAGAGCGGATGCAGTTTGGCATGTCTGGCGTGGAAAAAGTAAATCAACTCTATGGCGACGAAGAACTCCGTACCCTGCAGAGAAAAGATGGCCGCTTTGTCAACACCGGCATGATGGCAAATGTTTTTGGGGCCATAACCTCAGATAGCCTGGAGTGCGGACGCGTGGTCAGCGGTATAGGCGGTCAGTATAATTTTGTTTCCATGGCCCATGCCCTTCCAGATGGCAGATTGGTCATGATGATACGAAGTACCAGAATGTGCAGGAAAAAGGTTAAATCGAATATAGTCTACTCCTATGGACATACCTCGATACCGCAGCATCTCAGAGATATCATTGTCACTGAATATGGTATTGCCGATATCAGGGGGAAATCTGATTCACAAACTATTGAGGAGATGCTGAAGATCACAGATTCACGTTTTCAGGATGAGCTGATCAGGGAAGCAAAACTTAATGGCAAACTGGCGGCAGACTTTGAGCTGGCACCCGAGTATAAACAGAATTATCCAGAAAAAATTGAATCGTTGCTCAAACCCTTCAGGGATGAAGGTCACTTTGCGCCATTTCCATTTGGAACAGACCTGACCGATGAAGAGATAGCCATTGGTGGATCACTGAAACAACTGGCGGCAAAGAAAAAAACTGCTGTTGCAAAATGTCTTATTGCAGAAATCTTCAAGCCGGTCCCCAAGCTGGCGAAATCATATCTGAAAAGAATGCAGCTCGATAAGCCTGGGCTGGGAAAAGAGATGATACTCCAAAAAGTTGTGCTTTCAGCCATAAGGGCCAACGGCCAAATAGGTTCAGAAGACAATACACTCGCATAG
- a CDS encoding 4Fe-4S dicluster domain-containing protein: MSSIDMSTTAQMGRRQFLKLMHTGLVVVCTLPLPGLSTAAEGGAPPTPPNLLDTPNAPTISASGKGSAPIPPGAGSLKAFRRSCTACQLCVSQCPSGVLRPAFLENGIAGFMQPVLKYGIHHFCDYQCRKCIEICPTKALGTMSLAEKKVTRIGIAKLVIDECIVKKDDKACGACAEHCPTGALKMVPYKPGITKPEIVHKEACIGCGGCESICPVRKIAIYIDRMDIHEKAEKPKVFKQEKIGVEDFGF, encoded by the coding sequence ATGAGTTCAATCGATATGAGTACGACGGCTCAAATGGGAAGAAGGCAGTTTCTTAAATTGATGCATACCGGCCTTGTTGTCGTCTGCACACTTCCCCTGCCAGGATTATCGACAGCAGCGGAAGGTGGAGCCCCACCAACCCCACCGAATCTACTTGATACACCCAATGCACCAACGATATCGGCATCAGGTAAAGGTTCTGCGCCCATTCCACCCGGTGCCGGATCCCTCAAGGCATTCCGCAGGAGCTGCACTGCCTGTCAACTCTGTGTCAGTCAATGTCCTTCCGGAGTACTACGACCGGCTTTTCTTGAAAACGGTATCGCTGGATTCATGCAACCGGTACTCAAATATGGAATCCACCACTTCTGTGACTACCAATGTCGAAAATGCATTGAGATCTGCCCGACCAAGGCACTTGGCACAATGTCCCTGGCAGAAAAGAAAGTAACCAGAATCGGCATTGCAAAGCTGGTAATAGATGAGTGTATTGTCAAAAAAGACGACAAGGCCTGTGGGGCGTGCGCTGAACATTGTCCCACAGGCGCCCTTAAAATGGTGCCCTATAAGCCGGGTATTACCAAGCCTGAGATAGTTCACAAAGAGGCTTGCATCGGTTGCGGTGGTTGCGAGTCGATCTGCCCGGTACGCAAAATCGCCATATACATCGACCGGATGGATATTCATGAAAAGGCAGAAAAGCCTAAAGTTTTTAAACAAGAGAAGATTGGCGTCGAAGACTTTGGTTTTTAA
- a CDS encoding acyl-CoA dehydrogenase: MLLNSGNAKTNQDSAQDESIQVTRNLLLNPKTVSYEHLDSESRQLVLKTIEFFETKGKEQLKHDDHERVWYADFLEFSHREQLFATFLTPAKFGDGAKRWDTSRNCAINEVLGFYGLSYWYTWQVTILGLGPIWMSNNEEIQHKTARLLGEGEIFAFGLSEKEHGADIYTSDVGLTPQSDSGWLANGSKYYIGNANEAALVSTFGKFNDSGDYVFFAVNSQHENYELVKNVINSQNYVAEYKLNDYPISENDILARGRDAWDMALNTVNVGKFNLGWASIGICSHAFHEAINHAANRHLFDHYVTDFVHVQQLFIDAYARLTAMKLFALRAIDYMRVAGTEDRRYLLFTPMVKMKVTTQGEDVVNALWDVIAAKGFEKDMYFEMAARDIRALPKLEGTVHVNMALIIKFMANYFFKPGSYSETPRQTAPVNDDFLFRQGATKGLGKTRFHDYRTIYKEFNSPNVKIFKKQIRLLKILLVVGKPSKQQIKDFDFLLNLGELFTLVVYGQLILENAKLMKIDPALIDQIFEVMIRDFSKFALQLYTKGSTSFIQQKICTRMVKRPAVNPKQLQHIWETYVYSMKDQYEMNP; this comes from the coding sequence ATGTTGCTCAATAGCGGGAATGCAAAAACCAACCAGGACTCAGCGCAGGATGAGAGTATCCAGGTAACCAGAAACCTGCTCCTGAACCCTAAAACTGTGTCCTACGAGCATCTTGACAGCGAATCCAGGCAACTGGTGCTGAAGACCATCGAGTTTTTTGAGACCAAGGGCAAGGAGCAGCTCAAGCACGACGATCACGAACGGGTCTGGTACGCCGACTTCCTCGAATTCTCGCATCGGGAGCAACTCTTTGCCACATTTCTTACTCCTGCCAAGTTCGGTGATGGAGCAAAACGTTGGGATACGTCCAGGAATTGCGCCATCAACGAGGTTTTGGGCTTTTACGGTTTGAGTTATTGGTACACCTGGCAGGTGACTATTCTTGGTCTTGGCCCCATCTGGATGAGTAACAACGAGGAGATTCAACATAAAACTGCGCGCCTCCTGGGAGAGGGTGAGATTTTTGCTTTCGGCCTCTCGGAAAAAGAGCATGGTGCAGATATCTACACCAGCGACGTCGGGCTTACCCCACAGTCTGATTCGGGCTGGCTGGCGAATGGTTCGAAATATTATATCGGCAACGCCAACGAGGCGGCCCTGGTTTCAACGTTCGGCAAGTTCAATGATTCCGGCGACTATGTCTTTTTCGCAGTCAACTCCCAGCACGAGAACTACGAACTCGTAAAAAATGTCATAAATTCGCAAAATTACGTCGCAGAATACAAGCTGAACGACTACCCCATCAGCGAGAATGACATTCTGGCCAGGGGGCGGGATGCCTGGGATATGGCGCTCAATACTGTCAACGTCGGCAAATTCAACCTCGGCTGGGCCTCAATAGGCATCTGTAGCCACGCCTTCCACGAGGCAATCAACCACGCTGCCAACCGCCATCTTTTCGACCATTACGTCACCGATTTCGTCCATGTTCAGCAGCTTTTTATTGATGCATATGCGCGGCTTACGGCCATGAAGCTTTTTGCTCTCAGGGCCATCGACTACATGCGCGTCGCAGGTACCGAGGACCGGCGCTATTTGCTCTTTACGCCAATGGTCAAGATGAAGGTGACGACCCAGGGCGAAGATGTCGTCAACGCACTGTGGGACGTTATTGCCGCCAAAGGTTTTGAAAAGGATATGTACTTTGAGATGGCTGCCAGAGATATCAGGGCGCTCCCTAAACTTGAGGGTACCGTTCATGTAAACATGGCGCTTATTATTAAATTCATGGCCAATTATTTTTTCAAGCCGGGCAGCTATAGCGAAACGCCGCGGCAAACTGCGCCGGTAAATGACGATTTTCTTTTCAGGCAGGGGGCGACCAAGGGCCTGGGCAAAACACGCTTTCACGATTATCGCACGATTTACAAAGAGTTCAACTCGCCCAACGTCAAAATTTTCAAAAAGCAAATCAGGCTGTTAAAGATCCTGCTGGTTGTCGGCAAGCCCAGCAAGCAACAGATCAAGGATTTTGATTTTCTGCTCAACCTCGGCGAACTGTTCACCCTCGTGGTGTATGGCCAGTTGATCCTCGAAAACGCCAAGTTGATGAAGATTGACCCGGCACTCATCGACCAGATTTTCGAGGTCATGATCCGGGACTTCTCGAAATTTGCCCTGCAACTCTATACCAAAGGCTCCACCAGCTTCATCCAGCAGAAGATCTGTACCAGGATGGTAAAACGCCCGGCAGTGAACCCGAAGCAGCTGCAGCACATCTGGGAAACGTATGTGTATAGCATGAAAGACCAGTACGAGATGAATCCATGA
- the thiC gene encoding phosphomethylpyrimidine synthase ThiC, producing the protein MYKTQMELAREGYVTEDVSIAAAEAGLDPEILRDRIAEGTAIVCRNNRRTSGKPLAVGKGIRTRVNANIGTSKDDTSIENELAKAKAAVAAGADAIMDLSTGGPIDEIRAAIIAETDICIGSVPLYQAACDTVVRKGKAIVDMSVDDIFDGIRKHLEDGVDFITVHCGVTRATLEKMDNEGRIMEVVSRGGSFTCAWMQHNNAENPLYEYFDRLLELVKPYDATLSLGDGFRPGCLADATDRAQIHELLTLGELTQRAWDAGIQVMIEGPGHVPLDQIKTNIQLQKRLCHGAPFYVLGPLVTDVAPGYDHISCAIGGAIAASAGADFLCYVTPSEHLCLPTIEDVHEGVMATRLAGHAADIVKGIPGAMEWDNKMSRARKNLDWEKQYELALDPDLARKRRGATAELAEAHGACTMCGEFCAYKMMDQRKEASKATACKSAQ; encoded by the coding sequence ATGTATAAAACACAGATGGAACTGGCGCGTGAAGGATACGTGACCGAGGACGTATCGATAGCAGCCGCAGAAGCCGGTCTCGACCCGGAAATACTTCGAGATCGAATCGCTGAAGGGACGGCAATAGTATGCCGGAACAACAGGCGAACGAGCGGAAAGCCGCTGGCGGTAGGGAAGGGAATCCGAACCAGGGTCAACGCTAATATCGGCACCAGTAAAGACGATACCTCCATTGAGAACGAACTTGCCAAGGCAAAAGCAGCAGTAGCCGCAGGTGCTGACGCTATAATGGACCTCTCCACCGGCGGACCGATCGATGAAATCCGGGCGGCAATCATTGCCGAAACCGATATCTGTATCGGTTCCGTTCCTCTTTACCAGGCAGCATGCGACACCGTTGTTCGAAAAGGAAAAGCCATCGTCGATATGAGTGTGGATGATATTTTTGACGGTATCAGGAAACATCTTGAGGACGGCGTCGATTTCATCACCGTTCATTGCGGTGTTACCCGGGCAACACTTGAGAAGATGGACAACGAGGGACGCATCATGGAGGTTGTCTCCCGCGGAGGCTCCTTTACCTGCGCCTGGATGCAGCACAATAATGCGGAAAATCCCCTGTATGAATACTTTGACCGCTTACTGGAATTGGTAAAGCCTTATGACGCAACTCTGTCGCTGGGTGACGGTTTCCGCCCGGGCTGTCTTGCCGATGCAACAGACAGGGCCCAGATCCATGAGCTGTTGACCCTTGGTGAGCTGACGCAGCGTGCCTGGGATGCCGGTATACAGGTGATGATCGAGGGACCTGGCCACGTGCCGCTTGACCAGATCAAGACCAACATCCAGTTACAGAAGAGACTCTGCCATGGTGCGCCGTTCTATGTTCTCGGTCCCCTGGTGACCGATGTCGCACCAGGCTACGATCACATAAGCTGTGCAATCGGCGGCGCTATAGCGGCAAGTGCCGGTGCGGATTTTCTCTGCTATGTAACCCCCAGCGAACATCTCTGTCTGCCGACCATAGAAGATGTGCATGAAGGTGTTATGGCAACCCGCCTAGCGGGTCACGCTGCTGATATTGTAAAAGGTATTCCCGGTGCGATGGAGTGGGACAACAAGATGTCACGGGCCAGAAAAAATCTGGACTGGGAAAAACAGTACGAACTCGCGCTTGATCCAGATCTGGCCAGAAAACGAAGAGGTGCAACAGCAGAGCTGGCAGAAGCCCATGGTGCGTGCACTATGTGTGGTGAATTTTGCGCGTATAAAATGATGGATCAAAGGAAAGAAGCAAGCAAGGCTACGGCCTGCAAGTCAGCTCAATAA
- a CDS encoding OsmC family protein: MKQEKKINGINVDQLFSTIELIKEKPEIAQFKFCATNRWIDGTHNRATIKSFYGACQEDDTRDPIVFEIDEPPVLCGNNLGANPVEYLLAALSGCLTTSLIAHSAALGVKIKGVKSRFEGDLDLRGFLGISEEVPVGYKNIRVFFSIDADVSESKKEELLLMAQKYSPVYNSITKPIAVSVELDSNWIEM; the protein is encoded by the coding sequence ATGAAACAGGAAAAGAAAATCAATGGAATCAATGTAGACCAGTTATTCAGTACGATAGAGCTCATTAAAGAAAAACCAGAAATTGCTCAGTTTAAATTTTGTGCAACAAATCGATGGATCGACGGTACTCATAATAGAGCGACGATAAAGAGTTTTTATGGTGCCTGTCAGGAAGATGATACCCGAGACCCTATAGTTTTCGAAATAGATGAACCACCTGTTCTTTGCGGAAACAATTTGGGTGCCAATCCAGTTGAGTATCTTCTTGCGGCCCTGTCAGGTTGCTTGACGACAAGTCTGATAGCACATTCCGCAGCATTGGGGGTTAAAATCAAAGGCGTGAAATCCAGATTTGAGGGAGATTTAGACCTTCGCGGATTTCTTGGAATATCAGAGGAAGTTCCTGTTGGATACAAAAATATTCGTGTGTTTTTTTCAATTGATGCAGATGTTTCAGAGAGTAAAAAGGAGGAACTGCTTCTGATGGCTCAGAAGTATTCACCAGTTTATAATAGTATTACCAAGCCTATTGCGGTATCCGTGGAACTGGATAGCAATTGGATTGAAATGTGA
- a CDS encoding epoxyqueuosine reductase gives MARKNSFCHTGGLAGLITDKAKACGADLAGIVNLEELRRSPSYTIIPRIGYFGDGDKENQRTIVRDSVQWPEAARSAIVIAIYHPAEKPELDWWVSKNGSVGNTEGNRLLIRAMSSLVEWLETEQHIDCFKVPYNVERGGVFMKDAAVLCGLGCIGKNNMLITPEYGPRVRLRVILSAEDIPSTGGLDFDHCGECSMPCRKACPQGAFSQQVYFSDTLGVESLPGRSGVYDRICCNLQMVENESKAESTGADEHANGAMELVQYCRKCELICPVGSA, from the coding sequence ATGGCCCGAAAAAATAGCTTTTGCCATACCGGAGGATTGGCTGGACTCATAACAGACAAGGCCAAAGCCTGCGGGGCCGATTTAGCGGGTATTGTAAATCTCGAAGAACTGAGACGTTCACCTTCTTATACAATAATTCCCAGGATTGGTTACTTCGGTGATGGCGATAAGGAAAACCAAAGAACGATTGTGCGGGATTCGGTGCAATGGCCGGAAGCAGCAAGATCAGCAATAGTGATAGCTATATATCATCCTGCTGAGAAACCTGAATTGGACTGGTGGGTTAGCAAAAACGGTTCCGTTGGAAATACTGAAGGGAATAGACTGCTCATCCGGGCAATGTCAAGTTTGGTGGAATGGCTTGAAACCGAGCAGCACATCGATTGCTTCAAAGTTCCCTATAATGTCGAACGTGGCGGTGTATTTATGAAAGATGCGGCTGTGTTGTGCGGGTTGGGTTGTATTGGGAAAAATAATATGCTGATCACGCCAGAGTATGGTCCCAGAGTAAGGTTGCGGGTCATCCTGTCGGCAGAAGACATACCCTCCACCGGTGGTCTGGACTTTGATCACTGCGGGGAGTGCAGCATGCCGTGTCGCAAGGCATGTCCCCAGGGAGCATTTTCGCAACAGGTTTACTTTTCAGATACCTTGGGTGTTGAATCGCTACCCGGCAGAAGTGGTGTATACGATAGAATATGCTGCAATTTGCAAATGGTTGAAAATGAGTCAAAAGCAGAATCGACAGGCGCTGATGAGCATGCAAACGGCGCAATGGAGCTGGTTCAATACTGTCGTAAATGCGAGCTGATTTGCCCGGTCGGTTCTGCCTGA